The Salmo trutta unplaced genomic scaffold, fSalTru1.1, whole genome shotgun sequence genome includes a region encoding these proteins:
- the LOC115183052 gene encoding N-acyl-aromatic-L-amino acid amidohydrolase (carboxylate-forming) B, whose protein sequence is MEGREVVLPTVFRVALCGGTHGNELSGVYLVRERLKRKRKVEEEDHIYVVTVMSNPRAVQQCRRYTETDLNRCFTHATLSGPVTDKTPYEIVRSQELNTLLGPKGSPEAMDLVCDLHNTTANMGLCLIAYSDCDWISLHIYRYLQRQMSDIPVRFIHFDLPLNEAYSLDSVGKHGFAIEIGPQAHGVVRSNILSTMQEGVQHMLEWIHLFNSGTQFEGGKVDVYTMVKNVDYPRDFETRGITAAIHPQLQDRDFCLLRPNDPVFQTFSGETLKYKGTEPLYPFFINECAYYEKGIALSLARQRSVGIPSIRSEREGEQRKRKSSAEEMEEEEEIKGEMEEEGYQKLIEYGEESDSLNGQYN, encoded by the exons ATGGAAGGAAGGGAGGTGGTGTTGCCGACTGTGTTCCGCGTTGCACTGTGTGGTGGTACCCATGGCAATGAGCTGTCAGGAGTGTACCTGGTGAGAGAGCGgctgaagaggaagaggaaggtggAAGAGGAAGACCACATCTACGTGGTGACCGTGATGTCCAACCCGCGTGCCGTCCAGCAGTGTcggagatacacagagacagacctGAACCGCTGCTTCACCCATGCCACCCTTAG tgGGCCTGTGACAGACAAAACCCCCTATGAGATAGTCCGGTCCCAGGAGCTGAACACCCTGCTAGGTCCTAAAGGCAGTCCAGAGGCCATGGACCTGGTGTGTGACCTCCACAACACTACCGCTAACATGGGCCTGTGCCTCATCGCCTACTCAGACTGCGACTGGATCTCTCTTCACATCTACAGATACCTGCAG agACAAATGTCTGACATACCTGTGAGGTTCATTCACTTCGACCTTCCCCTCAATGAAGCATATTCCCTCGATTCTGTAGGCAAACATGGCTTTG CGATTGAGATTGGTCCTCAGGCCCATGGAGTTGTCAGGTCCAATATTTTATCCACAATGCAAGAAGGGGTCCAGCACATGCTAGAATGGATCCACCTCTTTAACTCAG gTACCCAGTTTGAAGGAGGAAAAGTGGATGTGTACACCATGGTGAAAAATGTGGACTACCCAAGAGACTTTGAGACCCGCGGTATTACAGCCGCCATTCATCCTCAACTCCAG gatcGGGACTTCTGCCTCCTCCGCCCCAATGACCCTGTGTTCCAGACTTTCTCTGGAGAGACACTAAAGTACAAAGGGACTGAGCCACTCTATCCATTCTTCATTAACGAATGTGCGTACTATGAGAAGGGCATAGCTCTCTCCCTTGCAAGACAGAGGAGTGTGGGGATACCATCCATCCGAtcggagagagaaggagaacagagaaagaggaaAAGTTCAGCAGAAGAaatggaggaggaagaagaaattAAAGGGGAAATGGAGGAGGAAGGCTATCAGAAGCTAATAGAATATGGAGAGGAGAGTGATTCACTAAATGGACAATACAACTGA